Below is a genomic region from Thunnus albacares chromosome 4, fThuAlb1.1, whole genome shotgun sequence.
CCCTCAGATGGCAATTGAGACACCAAGACTCAGAATGTTAGAGtaacacatttcacaaagtGGCTGAATTAAGTAAATTTTCTAAATCTGTagttttgaatttgttttacattaatttccaaATTACTTGCagtttctgtttactgtcactAGATGTCATTAAAATTTCATGATGGCAGTTAGGACCTAACAAGTCTCACCAAAGCAAAACTGTCACTGCTgatgagagagatggagagagagaaagaggcacaGTTATGACTTTGTAAGTGCATGTAACCAGGGGTCTGGACACAAGCTGGTCCCCAACTGATTCACTGATGTAATTTCTATACCAAACTGAAAAGTTTTTGACCAATCACAGTAGCAAAGCAGATTGATGTCACCTGGTAGTGCCAGATCAATGTGTTGTtattcatttccattttatacGGACTGGCAAACTCTATCTTGCTGTCATAGTCTGTTAGTCAGTATCTGTCTGAGATAACTGCTAGGGACAGACTTGAGGCCAGACCACTTTTAATCACCATGCAAATTCCAAAAGTACCAAAAACTCATTCATGGGGGCCAATACCAATGTTAGTACAAATGCAGGTGCAAAATAGTggatttaaatttaattaagcAGATTTTAAACAAAGACTAAGTTATTTAATGTATGTACTTAATGTATGCATTGCATTTAGACTATCCTAAGAAACTCATTCACATGTTCAGATTTATCCAGAAAATACCTATGTGTCTTAATGATGGTAAACCACTGACAGTTCCCACTgaaaatgacttgttgaaaGAGTGAACCAAGCAACAAGTTTGAATGCACACATTTGCTATAATGGTACATATATGGATCTACCATAAAGATACAGTAAGGGCAAGTAAAGGAGAGCAGTAAGTGTTTCGTTCAGCTTTACAGGTGTTGCTGTTAACTAGAGTTTTTAGAAGTGTCCAGGGTTCTTTAATAATTGTTGCCTCGAAAATAAATCCAGCCATTATGTTTTAGTTTTCGTTGCTCATTTTATTGGCACTACCCATGTGAGATTAGGGCTGCAaaaacagttgttgttttttttaactctgatTAATCAACACAGAACACAACTTTCAATATTGAAAGTTTgctgaacattttgaaatttgaaCAGGGTCTGTAGGCCAACGTACATCCAAGCATGTGAGTTTCAAATTTACAAAGAGTTTTTCAGCTTTCCAACTGAGGTCTATCATTCCTCCCATAGGCTGTCATTAtaaattttgatatttaaaaacttATATAAAATCACTTGAATAAgctagaaaaaataaaagtaagcCTAAATGAGACTTGTTTACTGTCTCAAAAACTAAGACGTCACTGATTTGTTGTCTTGCATTTATAATACAGGTTTccttttttccacaaaataaaGTGGGACATAAGCAACCTCTGGTGGCGTTTGGAGttcattaaaaagagaaatggaTCCAAAAATTAGAGCTGTAGAGTTGATACTTTTATTAATAGTGATGTTActgtgtttaaataaaataaagacatgcTATGCTAGTTGATTGGGAGATAGTCAgctaaacacacaagtcatcataatcatcactggcaaaaacacttttttgctTATTAGGCATTGTACTGTAGTTGCTTCTCAATGCTGAAATACACCATTtcccacacaacacacaacagttTAAGGTGCTGCATATAAgaagaaaatcacaaaacaatctGAATTGTGACTAAATGATTGAGAAATAATCCATGCTTactatatcattttttaatcatataattgctctttttattcttgtttttctgtgtcctgACTtggagtttgtgtgtttgtacttgtACTTATATTTCTCTCCTggaaattcaacatttttcagaATTGAAGGTAATCATATTATAAAATTGGATATTGCCAAACACATGGTTATAACTGAAGCTTTAATTCATAATGAATTACCCATAAAAAGCAGTAACAGCAAGATATAGCAATAAGTTTTaatagtttagttagtttaaaTTTTGGAcatattacaataaaaatgtagatttcataaaacagatttaattcGAATTTGACATCCTGCAAAGCAGTTTCCACTCTATCAATACGATGTAATCCACACgtttcatttccatttccagTGAGAACAGTAGTTCAGTCAGGGTTTTAATACATGAAGTGTTTTCATGGACCATAGGAAGGGTTGTAAGGAGGCTGTGCAAGCTCAGCCGAATGTGGCGGCAATGTGTACGGTTGGAGTTGAAAAGGGTACGACGGCTGTCCGGGAGTGAACAAACCTGGAGAGTAAGCTGGAtcagctaaaaaaaagaaaagaaaaactaataTTTAACTTGTTGTCACAGAAGAATTGTGTGTCGCTTTTCctattattaattcatatttgttttaattaagatGTAGGCCTAATTAGAGGATAAGTCTggtgttatattttatttttgttattgtcaagaccaaaaccaacaacatgtTAGTCCAtcctaccctgtctgtggctctcagccctAAGCTCAATGGTTCCTACTGAGgacataaatctttaataaCAGGTttaatatagtatatataggTTCTTCAAGTTCTAAACAAAGCTCAGTAATTTCATAAAAAGAAGCTGGGCACTGTACTTTTTAGCAAAACAGTACTCAAAAGGAATAAATAGTATATTTGTTggttaatattttctgttgtgaATTAATACAAGTTTAGAGCTCTAGTGAGcattttacagcagcaggatgggggtgactcaaaataaactaattCATTGCTTTAGGTACACAggcaatacttgttagtaggatacattcattgttgtttttggtcttttcagtGAATTTAAGCATTACAACAGTATTTCTGTCAGTACATGCTGAGAAACAACCTAACTGAATCAAGCTgcctttattttgcttttagGCTCAATCTGTCAAAAAGTTCAAAGGTGAACATAATTATcaagtttgaaaatgtcatGAAGTACTGTTACCCTCAGATTCCAGgtatgatggtggtggtggtgctgtgGGCACAGGCGGGCCTTCATATCCCGACTGCACAGGTACAGACTGGTAACCCGGGTAGGACGGCTGATATCCAGAGGGTAAGACTGGCTGCTGGGGTGTGTTGGCTGGTGTCAGAGTGGTCATCACAACTATAGGTAAAATCATAGATTGAGTTTAGTTTGCAAACATGATCCACCAGTACATCCAAGACACTACACTGTCAAGCAATAAAGATCAGGGTAGCTGTAATCACTTCCACATTGTTTGCTGTGTAATTTTCTTAAGATACATGAAAAGTTTTAGCGAGAGGATGTCTACACAAACTTACCATGAGAAGTGTGTGTCCTACTTCGGTTGCGTCCTTTTCGACAACACTTTTTGTAGCACAAGCAGCAAGGTGCCACACAGCAGATGataagagacacacagaggataATGGGAATAATAGACCCTATGATGCTTCCAAGAAGAATAgcaattttgctttttttcccataACTGGacctggagagagagatagaaaacaGCAGTTTTAAGAAGTAAAAGGATTACAAACAATGACATTTCTTAAAAATTATATTGTTTAAGAATGCTTAGAGACTGATTAGCTGGTGAACTAATATCACTTCTCAGAATATCATATCCTGTAACtgctactttttaaatttttttgcaACATGGAGAGTGAAACATAGGCACAAAATCTGAAGTTCACCTCATAGAACAgagttcttgtttttcttcaggtAGAcgattttctttttcactgcaACAGTATTTACTGTTGCAGTTTCCACAGCAGTATCGAGTGCCACATTGCTGAGGGTCATAGTAGTGACCATTGGTGTCCCAGTAGCCACTACAGTTATCAGCTGCAATGTATAAAACACAGAGTCATGGTGAAGAGAAGCGAGACAGAGAGATTGAGGAGTTACAGTATAATTTGAAATGATAAGACAAACGGCTAAAATAGTGCAGTTTATTTGTCTCTGAATGTacattaaacatacagtacacatactTCACAGACAACGATCCCACTGAGAACGTAAAATGAGAGTTAtcattttagtttcactttGTGACTGTCGTCATATGACTGAGGAAGATACAGTCTTTAACATCCCAAACCTTACAAATAAATACCAAAATGAAACTCACCCCATACAGCCGGGGGCAGGATCACACATAAAAGACACACAAGACTGGACACGACAACTGATGCCATAACTTCTATGATTTGAACTAAAAAGAAATTACTCTACAACGAGACAACCGTttccacctgtctgtccgtccCGCCCTGCAAGAAGTAACCCAACAACATTCCTCATCTCATGGGAAACACTTGCCACCACGTGATTTATGAAAGATTGTTGCAGCAATTCAACATCAACACCTGAATgcctgtcttttcttttctttgacttTAATAATTAAAGTGTCACTGAGATGAAAACCTCTTTTTCAAGAGGGACCTGCACTATAAGATGTAAGAGAAACAGTGTTATgacaataaatacaacacagacaaacaggcaAACATAAACCCATGTACTGGAAATGCTTGTTTTGCAGACTAACTATTGCTTCACATCTCTTTAGCTGCACAAATTCAGTTcaaaagaactttttttttgcaagtatTACATCTCTTTCCTCCTGGCACGTTATTTACTACGAATATGGTAACAAAGGAAACCACTAAATTTGCACTCATATAAAAGTTCAGGCCTCAAGTAGGTCTTGTATTGTTAAGTTTCCGTTTCCATTCCTGTACAGTTGAGCAACATGTTGTGGCAATACAGTCAGTTAACGCCACCCCAGCTTGCTTTCAGGAGCCAGTATTATTGTCTGCCTCCACCCATTCTCTCTTTAACTTGACACTTCTGTATTTATAacacatcaaaaaaaaacaaaaacgctCCACTTCCTCAAACCATGTACATCAGAATGCTTCCAAAAGTCCAATCCACTTCAGGGTTAGCTTTTGTTGTGCTGGTCTGCCTCTATTCCATGTTGAACATACTGTTTTGCTAAGAAGTTACTTCATAAATATTTCTGAAAAGCAATGAAATGACCAAAACAAATTTCCCCATGGGGACAGATAAAGTACATCTTGATCTTGAACTGAGCactaatttgtgtttttttttttttttaacctttattcaTTCAGGGGAGTTTCTCTTGAGTTTTCAGGAACACCCTGATCACACTCACAggtacacattcacacctggaagctgcccagtgcAACCAGTCTGATCGACCACTGGGCAGCTCTACTGGAGCAGATGGGGTTAAtggccttgctcaagggcacctcagtggtgaTGATGAGGGAGGGGCATGCGCTGCttcttcactttccccacccagatttatcctgccagTCCGTGGGATTGAACCGGCTCGGAGGGTCATCATTTCCCCCATAATTAGTGACATAGTAccatagtttttgttttttttctacaggaAACTTTCCAGAAATTGATTGTAAAATAACAGTGTTCCCTTCTGTctttttatgtgtatatgtaaaCATATAAGTGCACTCTGCATGATCAACTTCTATGCTGAAAATTCAATAACCAAAattgaggaaaaacagaaaatatatattttattgaactCTGCAGAATAAGTGGTGggtttttaacaaaaataaaaagtacataTATTCTCAAAGTAGCATCAATGGCAATTATTTATGAATGAGAAACACAGATGGAGGAATAAATCTCtgctggtattttttttttcatgaagaaCACAAATGGCTataatccacacacacaaataaaaatactcccAATTTAAGTCACCTTGAAGAATCAACACTGGCCAAGAGGACTGAAATCAAAGGCAGAACACATTTACGAAGACAGACAAAAGCAAGTATTTACTTCGACAGACGAATCACTCGGTCGACGTaagaaacacagacatgcacattACAAAGATATGTGAGCACATTAGGCTACTTTCAATAGCTAACTTGTGGTCATACATCAGTAGATAAAACAAACCACAGCCCAGATTTGACTGAAAATCATTCTGAAACCTGTACCCTTGATGAAGACACATCAAAATGGAACATGTTAGATACTATCTTCTTTGACCGCAATCAAAGCCTAACTAAAAGAAGTAGAAAAGTCAGGGATTTCAAACAGAGTGGCTCAGCAGAACAAAGTCTGTCCTGTCACATGAATTGTGACTGTACTTCTCCAAGTTGAGCTGGGTAACATGAAAAAAGGTCACTTTTGCAGAACTATTTTCATGTAATTCCAATCAGCAGAAAGCAGAAGTGGCGGCTTTGTAGCAGGAAAACAGGTGACAAGGCAGAGCAGAGCAAAGAAGGCTTCTCGGTCAAGTTTTtagatttgaaaacaaaaaaattactTATTCAATCCTGACTGTTATAAACACAAAGGTGACGACAGtttccagaagaaaaaaaaagaatttgaaaGCAAATAGCACAATACTCAATAAGAAAATGATGACCTTTAAAGATTCATAACATGCACAGGATTGGGTTCTAACAAAAGCTGAAATTCATCTAGACTAGATTAATGGCAGTAATGTTGAACACAGCACATTGCAAAATTTTGAGGCTGTCTCAAGTGAATGAAAGGCTGAGTGAACGTAACACAACAGTaacagaaacagattttatGATGTACAGTTTTGTTTGATAAAAGTCATATGGTTAGGAAGGCACAATTGTTTCTTGCATTGTGTGAACATGCCATGTCTCTATGTGAATGTTTGgttgactgaaaaaaacaaaacaaaatcacctTTGGTTATTTCATTCAAAGCTGCCGATGCATTTCAGCGCGTGTGCAGttggacaaatgaaaaaaacctgagcaaaaataaaaagaaagaaaaaaaatgtcatgcaAAATCCCCTTTCTGCATGAACACATGGAAAATAAAGTGGACTTTCTCCGTGTGCATGGCTTAGTTTTTTGAGTTGACATGTTATATCTTCCCTTTTGCTGGGAGGTTAATAGAACACCTTTTTTCCTGAACACACCGTATTCACTCGCTGGCAATGATATGAATCATATACACCATAAATCCTTCAGTAGGAAGATATAACACAGATAATGCTTTATACACCTCACAAAGCACCAGGCACAAAATGTAATGTTAGACAGTGTATGAAAAAAGGTTCAAAGCACTTtatcagtgaaaaaaaagacattatggTTATGAGCGCTGAAACTCTTCCAACATTTGACCACTGAGTCTGACTCCAATCATTTCAGATGGATTAAGAGCTCAGACAAATTCGGCTTTTACAGTATAGACTCATAATAGGAGGGAGATGTTGTGGCATGTTCAGAAGGCAGACAAATGACAAAGCTACTCAATctactctttaaaaaaaaaatcagactcaGTGGCTTAATGTTAAATTCACCAAGATGACTAAGATGGAGCCACAaagaaactgttaaaaaaaaatctcaccacTTGTATATTGTAAGTCCATGCAATACAAGCCAAGAGGTATCAACATTTTCACTTGGCATCTCTTCCGACAGAACAGATGCACTACATCAACTGCAAAACGTGTCCTAACATTCTCATATTTAACCACTAAAACACATGGATCAAGATGCTCAAAAGCAACTCGCATCTCTATTCAAATtacacatttccagctctaccAGGTTCCAAAATGTTGCAGCACACTTTAAGAGGCTGAGAGTTTGTCACTGTGGTTCAATATCCAGTCTTCGGTGGTGCTGCAACATAATCCGGGTTATATGCTGGCTGGGCAAGGAAGTCTGGTTGGGCAGGTGGAGCGTTGGGCTGTGGCGGCTGCACAGGAGGCTGTAGAGGGTACGACGGCTGGCCGGGGTTGAACGCAGCCTGGCTGTAAGGCATTGGATTGGGAGGGTAGACAGGACCGACTggacacagaaagaaaacatggcATGAGTATGAAAGGGCTGTAAATGCTTTGACAGTAACCACAACTTAAGTTCTATTGAGCAAAGTGACCATTTTTCCTATTTTACAAGATCCAGACATAACCCAACTTTACACCAGCAGCCATTATTCCACCTCCACGTCCGGTTGCAGCTATTCTGAAGCACCAAAATTGCATCATGTGTTTGCTATTTAAAGCCTACGCTGTGATGTGTCATTACCCCATTTTAAGGGTGCTTTTCTACAGTATGCTGGGTGTTCCTCAAAAAAGACTGTAATCATCTAATCATCTGTAATGAGAATGTTCATTTCTGTCTATCTTTTAAATATCTGTAACCCACAATGCATCATCCACAGTTCCTACAGTAAGTTTAACGTTCTTTGTAAGAGTGACTACATTTGACAGTGGGGTGAGGTGAGTTGGCTTTTGTTAGACCTTTGATCAGACCTGTAACTCTTTGTCAAGGTTATAAGGAACCCACACTCACTGGCTTCCTGATATGTTGGTGGTGGTCCTGGTGTGAAAGGTTGTCCCGGGTAGGGCACTGTGGGCATGGGCTGAGGCCCATAGCCCTGTGGCACAGGTTGGCTTCCGTAACCCGACTGGACTGGTACAGGCTGGTAGGGTGGATACTGGGCCCCCTGGTAGGACTGGGGATGTCCAGGTGATGCCATTGGCTGCTGGGGGTATTGCTGAGGAGTGGTGGTCATCACTGTGGTGTGGGTGGTGGTAGCTATCACAGCTGTGAacagacacaacacagaaacagatgagAAACATACCATATAAAACTTGGTAGGGGGTTCAGTCACAGTTTCAGATGAGGTGGGAGAGTACAACTGAGGAAGGAAGTGTTAACCAGATTAAAAGGTAGAGTCAGCGATTCTAATCCAATACATTTTATGTCAAATTAAGCGAATATCTCCatagctgtctgttctgtgtgtgcactgaaaaaaaatcttgtgtcCATACACAGTACTGGCTCTGGAAATGGGCATAtaaacacagtggctcagaGCGATCCACACAACactattccagccaatcagcagggggCGTTTGTGCTCATGCACAGGTCAGGGGGAAGccatcagctgtctgtgtgaggacatcAAAGTCTCCTGTCTCCAGCACCCGTTGAATGGTGGGAGAGAGAGGTCGTAGCCAGTTTACATAGTGAGTGTTTTCTCATGGGACAgatacatttccattttattaaatgtatcaatccacactgaatccgaGACAGTCTCACGGAGACCCCCCTGCGTTTTTTTACACTCCAAGTCTGTTCTGTTGTGTTTAGTGAAGcataatctgagcaggcagctgttgaaatcacacaaatatcccgcTGTATACgtgttttcaacttattaactgtatcaatgaatcaagaaatacaaacactgttgatttcttcctgtgtctggccgctgtcctctcagctcatcaggagctgcaggtgacagacagctgcttctgtggacagagacgttgaacgcaggtcgagtgagaagtggggaggctgcagagagtgtggatggactgttgtgctcacatgggacgaaagttttttttacactcatgatgatgtgtcagaggaacagaagtgactctacagctgatgcATCGCTCTGAATTCTGCTATATTCCTCTTTTGGttatcaacaatctttctccagaatgactgactctacctttaaacagcatttatttTCAGAGCATGACCACCAGCACAGAGTTCACAATGGTAAATACAAAGCACTGTGACAAACAGGAAGTTCAGATTTACACAGAGATATCATTGTCTGTTCCTCAAACATGCTGCAAAACATAAAccattatttcttcatttattcaACTTTACCAACCTGGCAGGGAGAGCTGAAGCTTGTTTTAAGTAAAGTTAGTTTCTATAATTGTCCTGTTCTATGAATGTTACTTAATTTGGTGTCGCTAAAATTCTTGCATGgtctttcttcattttattttaaatggagGAGGATACAGGAGCTCCAGGGTGTAATTTCCACAGGGGAAACTTTTCCAAATCACCcctcatttttacagttttagttTGATTTACTCACTAAGCTCTCAAAACGGTGTTCTCTGACTGCCCTGCTGCCAAAATCCAGTCAGGAGAAGAGGAAAGTTTGATAAAACTGTCCAGTCATATTAAGTTATTAACTTGTCACAGGAATTTAGCTTCATTAGCTGAAGTGTGTGCTCTGTGGACTTTTTTGCCCTGGGTTTTGCCCTTCAGGCTGCATACAGTCTTACAGATGTTGTTGAGTCCGTGTGCAGCCTGAAAGGAAGACCAGCAGATAATACTTAGGTTAAAAAGAGCAGACCACCTGTAcatttattctatatttttatttatagttaatagtaatagtaatagttaGTGGTcacagtatataatataatagtaataataaaaaggaGACTAGAATTGAACATTAATCAAAGATGAGGCAGTAAAGGCCAGGgcttttttaagtaaaaatacaacatcATAATTTATGCTACCATTGTTATGGGAAGTATGAAAACCAGCTACTTGCTAGATTGATATAAATCTATATAAATACAAACCCACCTCTTGCAAGGAATTTTAGTGTTAACACTAAGTTTAAACCCGTCACTGGGCAACTTaaatgaaacagagagacagcattgtttaaaaaaaaccctgaggGAAGAAAGATGGGCGTGTGTCAGTCACTTCCccaccaagtttttttttcctaacagAGTGGGAGTCATCA
It encodes:
- the LOC122980874 gene encoding protein shisa-5-like isoform X2, yielding MASGLSAAVLLVVCVFLAPSVSGTRDCESYRDMSNTYHSSKSCITGFCCGDCYNRYCCHDSFWKLTEEKQDNCDASFSSPFPMIFGISGFVVILLIAICCCVCPCCCLYKMCRKPRPVIATTTHTTVMTTTPQQYPQQPMASPGHPQSYQGAQYPPYQPVPVQSGYGSQPVPQGYGPQPMPTVPYPGQPFTPGPPPTYQEASEFGPVYPPNPMPYSQAAFNPGQPSYPLQPPVQPPQPNAPPAQPDFLAQPAYNPDYVAAPPKTGY
- the LOC122980874 gene encoding protein shisa-5-like isoform X3, coding for MEIVVFTELPYLYSGTRDCESYRDMSNTYHSSKSCITGFCCGDCYNRYCCHDSFWKLTEEKQDNCDASFSSPFPMIFGISGFVVILLIAICCCVCPCCCLYKMCRKPRPVIATTTHTTVMTTTPQQYPQQPMASPGHPQSYQGAQYPPYQPVPVQSGYGSQPVPQGYGPQPMPTVPYPGQPFTPGPPPTYQEASEFGPVYPPNPMPYSQAAFNPGQPSYPLQPPVQPPQPNAPPAQPDFLAQPAYNPDYVAAPPKTGY
- the LOC122980874 gene encoding protein shisa-5-like isoform X1; its protein translation is MASGLSAAVLLVVCVFLAPSVSAGTRDCESYRDMSNTYHSSKSCITGFCCGDCYNRYCCHDSFWKLTEEKQDNCDASFSSPFPMIFGISGFVVILLIAICCCVCPCCCLYKMCRKPRPVIATTTHTTVMTTTPQQYPQQPMASPGHPQSYQGAQYPPYQPVPVQSGYGSQPVPQGYGPQPMPTVPYPGQPFTPGPPPTYQEASEFGPVYPPNPMPYSQAAFNPGQPSYPLQPPVQPPQPNAPPAQPDFLAQPAYNPDYVAAPPKTGY
- the LOC122980874 gene encoding protein shisa-5-like isoform X4, producing the protein MASGLSAAVLLVVCVFLAPSVSAGTRDCESYRDMSNTYHSSKSCITGFCCGDCYNRYCCHDSFWKLTEEKQDNCDASFSSPFPMIFGISGFVVILLIAICCCVCPCCCLYKMCRKPRPVIATTTHTTVMTTTPQQYPQQPMASPGHPQSYQGAQYPPYQPVPVQSGYGSQPVPQGYGPQPMPTVPYPGQPFTPGPPPTYQEAIGPVYPPNPMPYSQAAFNPGQPSYPLQPPVQPPQPNAPPAQPDFLAQPAYNPDYVAAPPKTGY